The Coccidioides posadasii str. Silveira chromosome 2, complete sequence genomic interval GAGTGGTAGcccctctctctctgcaCTCTGACAGGGTGTGAAACGGCTGAAGCAACATCAGACGGAGGACAGGGTATTCACGGCAGCACGCTCCGTCCCCAAGCACAACACTCACAGCCGTTTGACTGGAGGGCGAAGCTTGATGCTCCATGCTTCCCCTTCGATAGTTTCCAACCCGACCGTATTTGGCTCATGGCATGGCCCCCATCTCAGATCTTCCACCCGCTAGACCGAGGAATGGTGCTGCCTATTGGCGGGCTGCCATGATGCTGCCCGGTGCGCCGAAGAGCTGCTGTGTAACTGGCTGCGCGAGCCACGGTAGAAAACTCCTGATTCGGCTGGCCAGGCACAGCGCATTCCACTGGAGCACATTATTCTAGAAGTCTCCTTGACATGCACGACACTCGCGGTGACCGTGGTCTCCGATCTTCAGTGTGTCCACCGTGACACCTCCCAAGACCTAAGCCAGCATCAGTGGTCGGAGGAAAGTTCTTCCGACCGTCCTTGATGCGTCATCACTCGACAGTTGCCCGGGATGAGCCGACACACATCCGTACGGGACGCAGCGTGCTCGTGACGACAGGGCGGTAGAGTAGCTGTTGTAGTGTCATTGGCAAATTGTATTTGCAGGAAGTTATTCTTCTGTTTAACTTGCCCTAGCCGACTACAGTGAGAGTTTGTCTCGGAACATTGACCTAGGATGGCCGGCTCCAACACTCTGAGCTCCTCAGAGCATGGGGACGACCCGCGGGGCCACTCGTACTCGATCCATATCCAGACCAGAGGGACAACACTAGACAAATATCCGGGTTAGTTAGTTCTTGCAAAGACAGAAACCCAGCGCCCTTTTTTTCACTGATAAATACATGGCTAGCGAAGCAACATGCCCGCAATGTCGCGAGGCAACTTGGTTTAACGGATGGCTTGATATACCTAATGAGCCAGAGCACCCGGACGCTGGAGGATTCAGACCAGCCTCAGCCGTTTAGACAGCGGCGGTACTTTTTCTACTTGTCAGGCGTTGATGAACCCGACTGCCATCTGACCTTCGATATCAAATCAGACATCTTGACTCTCTATGTTCCACACTACGATCTTAGGAAAGCAATCTGGGTAGGCCCAACGCTTAGGCCATCAGAGGCTATGATGAGGTTGGTAGTTGATCCTTATGGTGCCATATGCTCaatatttatttatttatttatttttattttttattttttatttttttttttcgcacCAGATACTGACGTGATTGTGGCAGATATGATCTCAACGCAGCTAAGACTTACGATGAATTGAGCAAGAATATCCGCACGTGGGCATCTAAGAGAATGTCGCCTGTGATATACATCCTTCATGAAGGCCAGAAGCCGAATATCAATGCCCATTTCCTGGCATTCAACCATGAAGACCTCCTCCCAGCAATGGACGCTTGCCGGGAAATTAAGGACGAACATGAAATTGACCTTATCAGACGTGCTAATGAAATTTCCGCTTCTGCACACATTGAAGTGCTCCTTGGCATACGCAACATGCAAAACGAAGCTGAAATCCACGGAAAATTTCTCGACACGTGTGTTTCACAAGGGGCTAGGAACCAATCGTAT includes:
- a CDS encoding uncharacterized protein (EggNog:ENOG410PIZA~COG:E~MEROPS:MER0001733~BUSCO:5358at33183) encodes the protein MAGSNTLSSSEHGDDPRGHSYSIHIQTRGTTLDKYPAKQHARNVARQLGLTDGLIYLMSQSTRTLEDSDQPQPFRQRRYFFYLSGVDEPDCHLTFDIKSDILTLYVPHYDLRKAIWVGPTLRPSEAMMRYDLNAAKTYDELSKNIRTWASKRMSPVIYILHEGQKPNINAHFLAFNHEDLLPAMDACREIKDEHEIDLIRRANEISASAHIEVLLGIRNMQNEAEIHGKFLDTCVSQGARNQSYEIIAASGENAAILHYTKNNEPLDDRQLVCLDAGAEWNCYASDVTRTFPRRPYWPSCESANIYSVVQRMQEECINGLKEGVRYLDLHILAHRIAIEELLSLGILKGGSTEEILQSGASLVFFPHGLGHHVGLEVHDVSPTPLMAFSLDKYKGLPLLSCRPPCTLSAPYLKAGMVVTVEPGIYFSRPALKDARRKPLSKYIDMDVVQKYIPVGGVRIEDDVLVTRDGFENLTKAPKGREMLKTIR